AAACATTTCCTATGATTTCGAATTAATTTATGCTCTGGGCTCAAATCTAGGAATAGCCGATCCTGAAGCCGTGCTTGAGCTTATTGAAGCCTGTGAGAAGGCAGGTGTTGATATTATTAGCATGGGAGTCGTACTCGCCTGGGCTACGGAGATGCAGCAGCGTGGGAAAATTTCAACCGATGAGACTATGGGGCTTGAACTCTCCTGGGGGAATAAAGGGGCATATCTCAGGGCAATAGACCTTTTAGTCAAGGCTCCGAATGACTTTTACAGAGCTCTCGGGAAGGGAGTAGTCTATGCTTCAAAAAAGTATGGGGGAGAGGATTTTGCAGTCCAGCTCGGTGGTCTGGAAATTCCCGGCTACCATACAGGGCTTGGAAATGTATTGGGGCTTGCTGTAGGCTTCCGGCATTCCCATCTTGACAATGCGGGATACAGTGCAGATCAGAAAGCCTTTAACCATCCAATGTCGGATGAGGAAATTGTAGATGCCATAATTGAAGAAGAAGACCGCAGAAGTATCCTTAACTGTCTTATTCCCTGCCTTTTTGCGAGAAATGTTTACACATACGAAAACGTGATCCTGGCTCTTAAGTCTATAGGAATAGATCGAACCGAAGAAGAATTGAAAGCTCTGAGCAAGGACATTTTCAGGAAAAAATATGAACTCAAGAAGAAATTCGGTTTCAAATTCGAAAATCTTACCCTCCCGAAAAGGTTTTTTGAAACACCCTCGACTACAGGGATAATTGAGGAAGAAAGGATCAGGCAGGCATTAAAGATGTACAGGGAAAAGAGAGGGGTGTGAGTTAAGAAATCTTATAAAATGACTTTATTTAACCATTTATTAGGATGCCTTCGGTAAAGAAAACACAATTTATTGTGAATGGAGAGTGAGCACATGAACTGAATTCAAACGTTAGAACCTTCGGATGCTGCATGCTCACTGCTTACTGAAGCCTTTTCTTCTTTTTTGCCTTCTGAAGCCTTTTGTACCATAGCAGATGCTTCTTCTTGTGATTTTTCCGTTTTTCCTCCGAGCAGCCGGTCCATAACCTTACAGGCTACAAGGTCTCCAGCTACATTTACTGCAGTCCTGCTCATGTCAAGAATTCTGTCCACTCCAATTATGAGCGCTATCCCGCTTGCAGGGATTCCTACACTCTCAAGGATCATAGCAAGGACGACAATTCCTACGCCAGGGATAGAAGGAGTCCCTATGGAAGCCGCAACAGCCATAATAAGCACGATAAGGAGCTGGAAAGGTCTCAGGTCTATGCCGAAGACATCAGCCAGAAAAACCGTTGCTACGCCCTGATAAAGCGCAGTCCCGTTCATATTCACGGTTGCACCAAGAGGGATTACGAACTGGGAAACTGAAGGTCTTACTCCCAGCTTTTCCTCTGCGGTTTTTAGAGTGACGGGCATAACTGCTGCAGAACTTGAAGTCGAAAAGGCAAGAAGCAGGACATCACGGATAGCCTTGAGAAATTTGAGAGGATTGTACCTGGCAACAAGAGTGATGACTAGCAGATTAAGGCACATAAGGAGCAGCAGGCTTGCAAGCACTGTACCGATGTATATAGCCATCCCCATAAGGGCGTCTATTCCGAGCTTGATTGTGAACTTGGTAAGGAGCCCGAAAACGGCAATAGGAGCAAGCGACATACTCCATTTGACCACAGTCATGCAAATAGCCTGCACCGAATTCAGAAAGCTGACCATAGGGGTGGACTGGCTTTTCTCCAGAGAAACAAGGGCTATACCTATAATGGTTGCAATAATGACAACCTGAAGCATCTCTCCATTAACCATGGCTCCGAGAGGGTTTGCAGGAAGGAGCCCTCCAACAAGCGAAGAAGGGAGAGTAAGAATAGAAGCGTCAAAAGCCATATTGGTATATATCGCCTGAGTCTTTCCTCCAAGCGCACTTTCAATAAGATCTCCGCTTATGTATTTTCCGGGCTGGATGTAAAGCGCCACTCCAAGTCCTATTGCCGTTGCAATTGCTGTGGTCACTGCAAAGTAAACGGCTGTAAAGAGTCCTGTTTTTTTTAACTCGCTGAGGCTCTGGCTTGAGGCTACCCCGAGGATAATCGATGCAAAAACAAGAGGAACAACAATCATCTTCAGAAGCCCGAGAAAGATATAGCCGGGAAGAGCAATCCATTCTCCTATAATTTCCGCAGACACAGGATCGATATATCCTCCAAAGGGTCCCAAAAAAAGTCCGAAAAGCACCCCAAGTCCCATGCCTATCAGGATTTTCAGCCAGAGTCTCTTTTCAAGTAAATCAAGTAGGTTGCGGCTCAGGCTTTTAAGAGAATCATTTCTCCTCAAGTCCAGAGGATAATATATACGCGTGATCCCCTCAAGAATTTCCTGGCGGAGCTGCCTGGTTTCTTCTGTTATCTCGCT
The Methanosarcina thermophila TM-1 genome window above contains:
- a CDS encoding dicarboxylate/amino acid:cation symporter, which gives rise to MKDKNNRYIPKPWEFASEITEETRQLRQEILEGITRIYYPLDLRRNDSLKSLSRNLLDLLEKRLWLKILIGMGLGVLFGLFLGPFGGYIDPVSAEIIGEWIALPGYIFLGLLKMIVVPLVFASIILGVASSQSLSELKKTGLFTAVYFAVTTAIATAIGLGVALYIQPGKYISGDLIESALGGKTQAIYTNMAFDASILTLPSSLVGGLLPANPLGAMVNGEMLQVVIIATIIGIALVSLEKSQSTPMVSFLNSVQAICMTVVKWSMSLAPIAVFGLLTKFTIKLGIDALMGMAIYIGTVLASLLLLMCLNLLVITLVARYNPLKFLKAIRDVLLLAFSTSSSAAVMPVTLKTAEEKLGVRPSVSQFVIPLGATVNMNGTALYQGVATVFLADVFGIDLRPFQLLIVLIMAVAASIGTPSIPGVGIVVLAMILESVGIPASGIALIIGVDRILDMSRTAVNVAGDLVACKVMDRLLGGKTEKSQEEASAMVQKASEGKKEEKASVSSEHAASEGSNV